CGGGAAATTCAAGAACAAATAAAGCCCGATTTAATAGTCATAGAAACCACTGGACTGGCAAATCCCTTTCCCCTGATCCAGCGCCTCCATTATCTCGATGTCATTCTCGATTCAGTAATCACCTTAGTAGATGCTTCAGAGTTTTTGCGGTTGGCAGCCGAAGAAGAAGTACTCAACGAGCAGGTAAGGGCGGCAGATTTTCTGATCTTGAATAAGACAGATTTAGTGACAGAACTAGAAATTGAGCGAGTCGAAAGCCATCTCCGTCAATTGAATCAAAGAGCCCCCTTATTTAAAACTACTCACAGCAATATCGATCCCAAATTATTGTTCGCCCTAGGAGCTAATCTTTACAGAAGGCAATCAAAGCTACTGGAAACTCAAGTAACCAAATCTGCTCATGGTTTCCGCGACAGCCATCAAGATTTTTCCTCTTTTTCTTATCAGACAGAACGATTGGTGAACTTGGATAAATTCAAGCAATTTCTCGGAGAACTTTCCCCAAAAGTTTACCGTGCCAAAGGAATTCTCAATTTAGATGATAGAGCAACATCCTGTCTGTTTAATTTTATTTGCGGTCGTTTTGATTTTCAGGTTGTGGCCCCCGATATCTGCGGAAAAATGCCAACGCAAGCGGTTTTTATCGGTCGCAACTTAGAACAAGAGCAAACAGCTATCATCCAGCAATTACAGGCTTGTCAAGATAGTTAAATTAATCAAAATTAGAGGTTATGATGGATAAATTCAACTGCTTTTCTCTGAGTCCCATTGAGCTAGAACACCCTGGTTTAGCCATCGCCAGCATTCGGGCTGGGGGAATCGGGATACTCGATCGAGAATTTTGTCAACCAGAAAATCTAGAGCGAGCAATTAGTAATCTAGAGCAGGTTTTAGCTTTAAAAAATGCTCCTAGAGCAGCCGGACTGAGACTGAATTTAACACAGATCGAGCAGAGCAGCCAACTTTTGGCTAGATTGGAACTGGAATCTCACTGGTTGATTCTCAGTGGCTGGCAAGAGGCAACTGCTGAAACGCTCAGAGAGAAATTACAGCTTCTTTCTGGGGAAAATCGCCTAATTTTGCTGGAAATAACCGATGCCAATCAACTGCCTCTCTTAGCTTCTCTGTTTCCTTTCCT
This Microcystis wesenbergii NRERC-220 DNA region includes the following protein-coding sequences:
- a CDS encoding CobW family GTP-binding protein, encoding MLKTPCNAIAGFLGSGKTTLLRNSLEKVFQEKRVAIIMNEIGDLGIDGKVVSGFESIDKVVELNSGCVCCSVDIFSLHNAFREIQEQIKPDLIVIETTGLANPFPLIQRLHYLDVILDSVITLVDASEFLRLAAEEEVLNEQVRAADFLILNKTDLVTELEIERVESHLRQLNQRAPLFKTTHSNIDPKLLFALGANLYRRQSKLLETQVTKSAHGFRDSHQDFSSFSYQTERLVNLDKFKQFLGELSPKVYRAKGILNLDDRATSCLFNFICGRFDFQVVAPDICGKMPTQAVFIGRNLEQEQTAIIQQLQACQDS